In the genome of Paenibacillus sp. FSL R5-0766, one region contains:
- the citZ gene encoding citrate synthase, with protein MTATKGLEGIVATTSSISSIVDGVLTYRGYDIDDLAEHASFEEVAYLLWFGKLPTTDELKSLRKSLSDYAPIPSELIAQIQLYPKNVSTMAALRSAVSALALYDEQADEMTTEANENKAVKLQAQLPTIVAAIARIRQGKEPVAPKEGASIAENFLYMMTGEEPSETAVKALDQALVLHADHELNASTFAARVTVATLSDIYSGVTSAIGALKGPLHGGANEAVMKMLNEIGTPDRLEAAIQEKLNNREKIMGFGHRVYKNGDPRAKHLQKMSKELGEMNNDTRLYDMSVKIEELVTGQKGLKPNVDFYSASVYTQLEIEQELFTPIFAISRVSGWTAHILEQLADNRIIRPRAEYTGPTEQKYVSIELR; from the coding sequence ATGACAGCTACCAAAGGTCTGGAAGGCATCGTTGCAACAACCTCTTCGATCAGTTCTATTGTAGACGGTGTGCTCACATACCGTGGTTACGATATCGACGATTTGGCTGAACATGCCAGCTTTGAAGAAGTTGCCTATTTGTTGTGGTTTGGTAAATTGCCAACAACGGATGAACTGAAATCCCTTCGTAAAAGCCTGAGCGATTACGCGCCGATTCCGAGCGAGTTGATTGCACAAATCCAATTGTATCCGAAAAACGTCAGTACCATGGCAGCACTTCGTTCCGCTGTCTCTGCACTTGCACTGTACGACGAGCAAGCGGATGAGATGACAACGGAAGCGAATGAGAACAAAGCGGTTAAGTTGCAAGCACAGTTGCCAACGATTGTGGCAGCCATCGCCCGTATCCGTCAGGGCAAAGAACCTGTGGCTCCAAAAGAAGGCGCTTCCATCGCAGAGAACTTTTTATATATGATGACTGGTGAAGAACCATCCGAGACCGCAGTGAAAGCATTGGATCAAGCCCTTGTCCTGCATGCGGATCACGAGTTAAACGCATCAACATTTGCAGCCCGTGTAACGGTTGCTACGCTGTCAGATATCTATTCCGGTGTAACTTCCGCCATTGGCGCACTGAAGGGACCACTGCATGGCGGTGCTAACGAAGCTGTTATGAAAATGTTGAATGAGATCGGTACGCCTGATCGTCTTGAAGCGGCAATTCAGGAAAAACTGAATAATCGTGAAAAAATCATGGGCTTTGGACATCGGGTGTACAAAAACGGTGATCCACGCGCCAAACATCTACAGAAGATGTCCAAAGAACTTGGCGAGATGAACAATGATACGCGCTTGTATGATATGTCTGTGAAGATCGAGGAACTGGTAACAGGACAAAAAGGACTGAAGCCTAACGTAGACTTCTATTCTGCTTCTGTATATACCCAACTGGAGATCGAACAGGAATTGTTCACTCCGATCTTTGCCATCAGCCGGGTGTCTGGATGGACTGCGCATATTTTGGAACAGCTTGCTGACAATCGCATCATTCGTCCACGTGCGGAGTACACTGGCCCTACAGAACAGAAATACGTTTCTATTGAACTTCGCTAA
- the icd gene encoding NADP-dependent isocitrate dehydrogenase, with protein sequence MKLEKFAHPTEGEKIQIDNGTLQVPSNPIIPFIEGDGTGRDIWKASKRVLDAAVEKAYDGNKKIAWYEVFAGQKAFDTYGEWLPNDTLESIREYIVAIKGPLTTPIGGGIRSLNVALRQELDLYTCLRPVRYFDGVPSPVKRPELVDMVIFRENTEDIYAGIEYAEGSEEVKKVIQFLQQEMGANKIRFPETSGIGIKPVSSEGSKRLVRAAVQYAIDHNRKTVTLVHKGNIMKFTEGAFKNWGYEVAEEEFADKVFTWAQYDIIKEKEGTDAANAAQKAAEDAGKIIVKDAIADIALQQVLTRPGEFDVIATLNLNGDYLSDALAAQVGGIGIAPGANINYVTGHAIFEATHGTAPKYADKDVVNPGSVILSGVMLLEHLGWQEAANLIYKGMETSINNKTVTYDFARLMDGATEVKCSEFADQIIKNL encoded by the coding sequence ATGAAATTAGAAAAATTTGCTCACCCAACTGAAGGCGAAAAAATCCAAATTGATAACGGTACACTTCAAGTACCTAGTAATCCAATCATTCCATTTATCGAAGGTGACGGTACAGGCCGTGATATCTGGAAAGCTTCCAAACGTGTATTGGATGCAGCTGTTGAAAAAGCTTATGATGGCAACAAAAAAATCGCATGGTATGAAGTGTTTGCTGGACAAAAAGCATTCGATACATACGGTGAGTGGTTGCCGAATGATACACTGGAATCCATTCGTGAGTATATCGTAGCGATCAAAGGACCATTGACAACGCCAATCGGTGGCGGTATTCGTTCCCTGAACGTAGCCCTGCGTCAAGAGCTTGACCTGTACACATGCCTGCGTCCTGTTCGTTATTTCGACGGTGTACCTTCTCCGGTTAAACGTCCGGAGCTGGTAGATATGGTCATTTTCCGTGAGAATACGGAAGATATCTATGCAGGAATCGAGTATGCTGAAGGTTCTGAAGAAGTGAAAAAAGTGATCCAGTTCCTGCAACAGGAGATGGGTGCTAACAAAATCCGTTTCCCTGAGACTTCCGGTATCGGTATCAAACCAGTTTCTTCCGAAGGTTCGAAACGTCTGGTACGTGCAGCAGTGCAGTATGCAATTGACCATAACCGTAAGACGGTTACATTGGTACACAAAGGTAATATCATGAAATTCACAGAAGGTGCCTTCAAAAACTGGGGATATGAAGTGGCTGAAGAAGAGTTCGCTGACAAAGTATTCACATGGGCACAATACGACATCATCAAAGAAAAAGAAGGTACAGATGCAGCGAATGCAGCACAAAAAGCTGCTGAAGATGCTGGTAAAATCATCGTAAAAGATGCGATTGCCGATATCGCTCTGCAACAAGTATTGACTCGTCCAGGCGAATTTGATGTTATCGCAACATTGAACCTGAACGGTGACTATCTGTCCGATGCACTTGCAGCGCAAGTTGGCGGAATTGGTATCGCTCCTGGAGCAAACATCAACTACGTAACAGGACATGCTATCTTCGAAGCAACTCACGGTACTGCACCTAAATACGCGGACAAAGATGTCGTGAACCCTGGTTCCGTTATTCTGTCCGGAGTAATGTTGCTTGAGCACTTGGGATGGCAAGAAGCAGCTAACCTGATCTACAAAGGTATGGAAACATCCATTAACAATAAAACAGTAACGTATGACTTTGCACGTCTGATGGACGGCGCTACTGAAGTGAAATGTTCTGAATTCGCGGATCAAATCATTAAAAACCTGTAA